Genomic segment of Sarcophilus harrisii chromosome 4, mSarHar1.11, whole genome shotgun sequence:
TGGActgtataattttaaataagtCTTGGGGAGTTATAAGGAGAAGCTTGGACTGGACAggtcattaattttttctttccttttgagtGAAGGTCTTTTGACCTTGGATCCTCCCTTTCCTGTTGTGAGGCTGTATAGTTAATTCATTTGTTCTCTTCCTGGGCAGGCAGAGGTGGTGCATCTATCTATGGCAAACAGTTTGAAGATGAACTTCACCCTGAGTTGAAATTCACAGGTGTGTATAATCTGACCAGAGAGCCTGGACTGGGAAgtggattttaaattttaaaaagctcttcCTTTGGCTGTCATTTTAGACAGCCATTTTAGGTGACTGGAAGATTACTCCCAGTCTGCCTGGCAGTTGCTCAGCCCTGGTGCCACTAAAGGAAAATTGGCAGATGTGAGAAAAGGCATTTTCTCATGGCCTGCTAAATAATATAAAGAGCTGTTATGAGGTGTTTTGGTCTCTATTTGCTGAATAATGCTATTAGTCAAAATTTAGAAACTGCTTAAATTTGCTAAAGTAAGATGGTGGGGAGAGAAAGCTAGATAATATGTTAATCATCTTGAGAAAAGGCAAAAGGTCCCATGAAAGCAAATTTGAATGTATTTGCCTGATAAGTACTTactcttctgaaaaatgaggatgagCTGGAGcccagaagaaaaaagaagaaaggtagtTTAATATCTCCCTGCAAGGatattggggaaggggaaaattgaaacacaaggcaAAATGTAATGAAGACCAGAATTAAATCTAAGACttctgggatttttaaaaattccattgtGAAGTTCTGAGATTCATTGATGCCTTtcctatcctttttttctctcttttaggaGCTGGAATTCTTGCAATGGCCAATGCAGGGCCAGACACCAATGGCAGCCAATTTTTTGTAACTTTGGCCCCTACTCAGTGGCTTGATGGGAAACATACCATTTTTGGCCGTGTATGTCAGGGCATAGGGATGGTGAATCGAGTGGGCATGGTAGAGACAAATGCCCAGGACCGTCCTGTTGATGATGTGAAGATTATCAAGGCTTACCCATCTGGATAAAAGTGAAGTCTAGGCAGATATATCCATGCCAAGTCCCAGCAAGTTTCATTGGAGACTTCTAAGCTGTGCAGTCCTTCGGTATCCTGTGTCCATCAGGGCAAAATGATCTCTACACTTCATCCATTTGTCATGAGTTGGACTTGGACATGTAGTTTCAGTTTTTTCCTGAAGAATAAGCCCAATGTCTCAGACGGACTATAGATGAAAGTGCATTTTAATTAGCAAGACACTTCTTTTCCTAGGATAAATGTCAAAACATTGTACATACACTTGTAACTTCAATTGATCAGAACTgttctttcctgtttttgtttcttctgattcatttgggaaaaaattaaatagaatcaGGAGATGTTGGTACATGTGGACTTGTTCATTCTAAACATTTCTTTCCAAGGAGTCCTACTCCTCAACTTTGGTGACTAATGGCAACAGAATTTgtagagtgagtgtgtgtgtgtgtgtgtgtgtgtacaaaggGCTtaaacacgtgtgtgtgtgtgtatgtgtgtgtgtgtagaggaaTCTATTATATATCtcaatacatatgcatatttgtgtTTAAGCCCtttctacacacatacatacacacacacattttgaaaTTCTGGGCATAAATAGTATTGTTTCAGATATTCAGACACTTCTAATGAAATCATACTGAATTtttgccaaatggaaaaatgCTTCAGTAGAGGAAACAGACAAATTTCTCTGAGGGTGTTAggtgggaagatttatatgagattaattttgaaaaggatttcattcaggggaaaaaaaaatatttccccattttCCAGCAACAAAATAATATCTTCAATAATCATAATGGCAAACTGTAGATTctcttctcttgtttttttttggggtttttttttttttatgtcaccttcatttctgaatgttTTTTCCCTCACACCTGACAGCAATTCTTTGTAACCaagagtaaaaaagcaaaaacaaaaacaaaaaaaaaccaaaaaaccaattCATCAAAACTAACCAAACTATCAATCATGATGGGATAGTTGATGTTTCACACTGTTGAGTGCCTCATCTCTGAAAGGAAGAGAGCTCCATTTCTCATCTCCTTGAGTCTAGGTTTGGTTATGACAATTATACAGCACTCAGTTGATCTATATTCTTTCCATTGACATCATTATAGTCATTGAACATGTTATTTTCTTGGATCTACTGATGTCACATTTCAAATGAGTCTTCTCACGGTTgtctgaattaaatttttttctaaaagtagtTGTATAGCGGTGGAAGGCATCATCACCTTGactacttcattttttaatttttttttattatagctttttatttacaagatatatgcatgggtaatttttcagcattgacccttgcagaaccttctgtttcaacttatccccttcttcccccccacctcttcccctagatggcaggtagaccaatacatattaaatatgctaaagtatatattaaatacaatatatgtacgcatgtccatgcagttattttgcttcacaagaaaaataggacttAGAAATACACCTTGACTACTTTAAACTATAATCTTTGTATACTTAGCTTTGAGGATGTACTGTTTGTTTTATGGTAGGAGGTAGACTagagttaataaaatatttcatggaaAACATCACAAAAAATAGAGATGGTTGCTCtatgcattttcttttgtaatatccTAAAGTAGTATATTGTTCATCATCTTAACATTAGCAAGCTTCTCAAATTACTGTAAAAGTTCCTATCTTTGAGATTTTGCATTGTTTGAGGTTTACAGATCTCTAGTGAGCAATAGTGGAAATACAGAGGTTCAGAGcttccttaataataataataaaagtattcCTGAGCTGTTCTGTTCAAGAATGGCTCATATTTAGAACAGGGGGCAGACCTGAGAATAGAGAATGTAAGTAATATCTTCTGGTATTTGTCTGTGAGGGGGAATTAAATTCAGATGGGTGAGATAGAATCTGCTGAGGAACTTGAGCTATTCATTTAGCTTGCAGGCAATCTGCTACTGCACATTTTCACCTTGTGTTGTGTTGATGAGACTGCTGGTGTGCTTGTAaagttttccccttccccccttaagctccttatcttttaattttttgctatTCCCAGTAGATGCTTTGCTTtccaaataacatttaaaaaaaaccttgaagTGCTGAACTGTGAATGGGCTAATTTGGAGGCTTAAATGTAGGAGCAGGATGAGCAATGGAGAGCTTTGAGTAGGTGTGTTTGAGATGAGTAAGGATCAGGCTGAACTCgaatttctatagcactttaagatttaaagAGTACTTTGTCATCTCCCCCTAATTCCCTCCTTCTCCACCCCAGTCCTTTGAAAAAGGTGctgtattctttccattttgcagatgaagggACAGGCTAAGAGAGGAGCTGTTATTTACCTTTGTTCATAGAAGTTGCTTTGGAACCAGTACCTGTTAGAGCTGGGTTCTCTGACTCCCATTTCCTGAGCTCTTCCCACTATTTTGTGTTTCTTCCCTCAGAAGAGTgttaaaagagctaaaaaaaaggAAGCCAAACTCTTAGtaattaaaaaaccaaaccaaaattaATCATCGTGGAGAATAGATAATAAAGCATAATGAATTCCTGGGAGCCCACACTGTCAAATTCAGTCACTGACTGTATTGGTGGTTTTGTACTTTTAAACTGCTTTTCTTTGTGACAAGATTGGGGATTTGGGGATAGGGGAAACATATATCCAGAAATGActgatagaaaaaacaaaatagataagtacattttaagaaaaaaatgtgagcTAGAGTGATCTTAGCAGTACAGTCAGACCCTTTATCCCTCTCGTTCTTACCTACCTACCCCTCTTCCTTTTAATAGGTGATAAAATAGATCTAGAGGatgaaaatgacttttttaagAAAGCCTGTGGGAAAATCGGCTATAGTAATTCAAGCTCCTTACTCTTCATCTGCTGTTCTTTCTGCCATCTCATGTTCTTGTTAAATGAGACAAGGGCATTCAAGGTGTCCAGGACACAGGGTTAGATCTACTCACTTCACAATTCAAATGAGTCTTCTCACATTTGTCTGAATTATAAACTCTTTTCTAAAAGTAGTTGTATAGAGGTGGAAGGCATCATCATCTTGACTACTTTAAGCCATAATCTTTGTATACTTAGCTTTTAGAATCCACAAGGAACAGctgctataatttttaaagtatcccTTTGTTCCCATCATGGTGGCTTCTCCCAGCTTTGTTCTTACATTTGTGTTGTGTTGTTGAGTATACGGAACCAGCAGAAATTGTGGAAAAGTCACGGGAGGGGGCAGTCACATGGACCcaaggtcaaatctggcctctgatacttGACCATTaaattaattgtgtgaccctgcacaaatcacttaaccctgattgtctccaaaaaagaaagcaaaggccGGAGGATTGCCATCTGTTGTGGCATATGGGTAGGGTTCAGAAGTCACCTGCACTTCCTCATCTCAGTTTTGCTCTTCTCCCACATCCCTACAGGGGTACCCCATATAATGGATTATGGTCTACCAGTAGAATTCAGCCTTTGGGAGTTCTTTAAGGCAGCTGTTGCTTTGTGATATGTTCTTTCTCATGATTCTTAGGGGTAAGAAGTATTCACATCTAAAAGCTGTATTCTATCTGTATCTTATCTTCAGTGGCTGAGAATCAAAATAATATCAAACCTGGGATTGACCATAGGGCTTATTAGTcttacctcctcattttacaaaaatgagtgttgagGCCTGGAGAGAGGAAATGATTTGACCCCAAAGATACCTACTAAGTGTCATTGAATCCTGCATGGTCTTGGGTAAATCGAAACCTTCCTGAACCTtaagttttcctcatctgtgaaattagagagcttgaactagatggcctctggtTACTTTCACATCTTGTGAAAATGCTGTGAAGCTGGGTTTTCTGACCATCAGAACAGGACTTTTCCCACTGAATTGTGTTGCATTTCACATCTAGCCCTCAGTGAAGATCATAAAACTTTGTAAGAAATTAAGAGATTCCTTGATAAGGAAAAGGCATTTCCCTGTCAAATTATCTTAAGGCACAGTTGAGCCCTAAGGTCCTATCTTGGGTTTAGATTAGCAAACAGTCCTTGGTCATCTAAACTCCAATGTGCTTAgcgtgttttgtttttatgttatgaTATCAATAGACTTTGTTTTCTATCAgtagtagtttattttttccaaatacatgtaaatttagttttcaactttcatttttgtaaaactttgagttccaaatttttctcccttgcctctccccttcccaagatgacatgtaagttaaatatgtgcaattcttttaaataaatgtcatATTTGTCAAATTGTATGagaaaaaccagaccaaaagggaaaaaccatgagaaacaagaaaacaaacaaaaatggtaaaaatactatgctttgtttcacattcattccccatagttttctctctctggatgcagatggcaattCCCATCTCAAGTCTATCAATAGACTTTTTAGCATAAGCAGTAAATTTAAAGGTtatctcattttgcagttgaagaaattgaggcctcCAGAGAATTGCCTTATTCACAGGCAGAGTGTTAGTAGGAGAGCTGTAATTAGAACCCAGATTGTCTGGTGTTAAGTTTTCATCCCAGTCCTGATCCAAATTCTAtgactggtcaagtcacttccctttcctgagtgtcagtttcctcatctgtaaggggGAATAAATAATATTGCTTTCCCAGGCAAATATGAAAGCTGTGCTCAGATGTGTTTTCACAGTAAAATGATCCTTTCATCCAAACTTTTGGCCCATTGAAGTAAGACCTTCAAGATGCTCAGATCTTCACTGTGATCCATCACTATCAGTGTTATTATggacaaaataaattctttttctgcatttcaGGTTCTTTAACTGTAAGAGATGGCAAATACCTAAGAGTCTCTATAATTAGCTccactttgaaaattttttcatttatatcttttgttatatctcccttgtaacaaatagtATCTTTTGtattatatgttttgttttgcaacTCTGAGGTtacaaattgaagaaaagaagcatttgtGGAGGAAATTTTCTCCCTCGAGAATTTCATTTATATCTTACCTTTATTTCCATATCTTTCCTGTCCCACACCCATAGAGCCATCTCctataacagaaaagaaagagggaaccTTTTAGCAAAACCTGTTCTCTACCCATAGCAgagaacctctgcaaagaagggagggaagtacATCCTATCATTTTTTTTAGGACAAAGcttgattattataattaatgttaaatataatgaatcataaaaatatttagtaCATATGTAGCacttctgtgccaggcactgtgctaagagcttttcACAATTATTGTTTCATCTGGTTGTCATAAGAACCCTTGGAGATGGGTAGTTATTAGCATCTCtgttttacaaatgtggaaactgaggcagacagcttCAATGACTTTCCTCAAGTCACACAGCCTAAATAtttgaggctggctttgaactctaggcttcctaactccagacaCAGAGCTCTATTCACTAGCATTCAATTTGggtattttgttattcttttccatttcattgttGTGGTCtttgtgtatattgtttcccCAGGCCTGCTTCACTTTTTAATCACTTTATGTGTTTCTCCATACTTCTCTGtattattcatattcataattagTTAGGATGCAgcaatattccattgcattcatgcACCACAGGTGGTTTAGCTTCTCTCCTCAAAGGGTCTGGGACTCACTTCTACTGCCATctggagaaaagagaacattgaAAAACATGTTTAAGCCACAACTTCCAAAGCACTTGTAAACCCAGCACCTTCCAATTAGGGGTcagtttttttcctcaaaaacacATCTAAGATGATGGGTTtgtcaatttttatttgtttttattattaatgtaaCAAGCAACAAACCCCAACATGTAAAGACTTGAAAAAGATGGCATATGAAACTGaacaattattaattaaattaaattattaattaaatgtaCAATTATTCAAAAGTGCATTAAATCTAACATGATAATACCAAATTTACCCTGCCTCGCtgtttctgaatttctttctgtacttcctgtgtattttttaaaaattaggttgaTTCCATGTTTTTCTTGGCATCCCTATTACAATGCATCTTCACCTTCCATCCCCAGCTCttcttatcaaaaataaaaatcctcccttgtaacaaatagtatcaagtaaaacaaattaacAGATTAGCTGTTTCTGAAATTGTCTCATTCTTGTACCTCTGATCCATCACTTCTCTGCCAAGTGTCATTAATCTTCTATTGGCAATCATTTTCCAATATTGCCAGGATATTACACTTGAGCAGttactgagtttttttttaattgatttttctttacattattgcaaataattataattgtaagttatcatataaaaattttttgtagGGTCTCAGATTCCCTCTTTGTTAGCTCATATGAAGCTCCCCAGGTTTCTATACATctatacttttcattatttcttagagcACAGTAATACACCATTACATTCACATAGTTGTGGCTGGGTAGTAATAGAGAACCAAAATCCAAACCAataagatgagttcaaatcctacctgtgacactgactctgtgaccctgagcaaacctTTTAATCTTTCCAGGCAACTCTGAGGTtacaaattgaagaaaagaagcatttgtGGAGGAAATTTTCTCCCTGGAGAAATGAAATCCCAATCCAGAACCTATTCTGCCTATATttttataccataacttgttcaaccattctctaattgagaCTCATCCATTCTTTCACcatttgctttaaatatttttgtttccatggatccttttcctctttctttgacctGTTTAGGAATATATGCCTATTAATGCCATCACAATTATTTTGTGCCAAACTCCCTTCCAGAATAGTTAGACCAATCATGACTCCATTGATGTTATATTGGTATTCATGTCCTCCCACAACTCTTTCAACAAGTCACTGTTAAAGAACCAAAGCTAGAATGGTTTTCATTTTCACACAAGAGAGAACAGAAggttaagaaaggaaaatgaattggTAGGGCCAAATGTCTTGGCAAAATCTGAATTAGTTTTGTAAACGGTAGATTATACTTTTTGTCCTCTTCTGCCTAAAGTCATAGCTCAGCACTGAAGCACGTATAAGAATTCACAgataggggcaactaggtggtgcagtggatagagcaccggccttgaattcaggaggacctgaattcaaatctgatctcagaaacttaacacttcctagctgtgtgaccttaggcaagtcacttaaccccaattgcctcagcaaaaaaaaaaagaaaaagaaaaagacttcacAGATAATATAGTTTTTGGTGAGGTTATGTTTTTACAAGTATGGATTTAAAGGACTCATAATTTTAGACCTGAAAAGTATCTCAGAGATATctgttctatttatttaatttttttttaaattatagcttttactttcaaaatatatacatggataattttcgatATTCACCCCTACAAGACCCTGTGTTCTaagtttttcccctctctttccttaccccctcccccagttggcaagtgattcaatacatgttgaacatgtgcaattcttctatatatatttccattatcatgctgctccagaaaaatctgatcaaaaagggggaaaaatgagaaagaaaataaactgcaactaaacaacaacaaaaagagtgagaatattatgttccacattcagttcccactgtcctctctctgggtgcagatgactctctttatcacaagaccattggaactagtctgaatcacctcattgttgagtaGAGCCATgttaatcagaattgatcattgtataaccttGCTGTATAATGtatctcctggatctgctcatttcacttagcatcagttcatgtaagagaGATCATGGGTTCTAATTGTCCCCTTTTACTGGTGAGAAAACAGACCCCGAGAGGAAAGTGGCTTACCAAAAATCACGCAGAGTAGAGAAGTCtagaatttaggtcttctgaGTTGCATTTGATTATTAGGTAGCACAGCGGATACAGTTATGGGCCTGAAGAAAGGCTTCAGATCATCAGACATTTGTTAGCTgtctgactttgggcaaatctcttaatttctatttactCAAGGCTCCttaactgtgaaatggggatagcAGCACCTTCCTCAAAAgcttgtgagactcaaatgagatatttgtaaattgcttgaTCAGTGCCTGACACGTAGTAGgtgatatgtaaatatgtattttcCTCTGCCCCCTCCTTTCCCACCAGGTCATACTTTGGACAGTCCTATGAAGCTGGGCAAAAACAATCAGAAACTGTAGCACTCCAGGATGTAAGACCTTCAAGATGCTCAGATCTTCACTGTGATCCATCACTATCAGTGTTATTATggacaaaataaattctttttctgcatttcaGGTTCTTTAACTGTAAGAGATGGCAAATACCTAAGAGTCTCTATATCCTGAGTTCATATAGATGTAAAGTACAAGTGCTATGGGTCACATTGGGCAATGGTTAAAtcttgtggtacatgaatgtaatagaatattgtatTTATACAGAAGATACAGTATCTGTATAATACAGTAAAACTGCTGTAAGAAATGGATACAGAGAAGCATAGGAAGAATTACATGAATGGATGTACAGCAGAAGTAAGCAGAGCTAAGAAAATGAGACTCAGTaactgcaacaatgtaaatggaaagcaATCACTAccaaacaattgaaaataaatgttgcaaaatAGCAAAGAACAAGCTTGGTCTCAAAGAAGAgatatctccttcccttctcccagcTCCTTTGTAGATGGGTGAGGAGTTGTCCACCAGGTGGGGAACATTGCATgtaatttatcttttcaatttattgattcattttgcaaaatttattttcctttttctttaaattctttgctATAAGGCAGGGATTCTTAATGTTCTCTGTGTCATGGACCATTTTGGCCATCTAATTAAACGTATAGAGAgtcttcagaataattttttttaaaattcataattgaagtAAATGCTAAGTTTCAGGTAAAAGCTAGTGGCAATAAAAGTGTAATTCTGCCCCCCTCCTAAGTTTTTGTATCCCCCGAAATCTAAATTAGTAATTCTTGCTATAAAGATTTGGTTTTTGGAAAGCAACAATGGGAGTGAGGGTAAGGAAATTtaggcaatataaaaacaaaagatagaaatgaaaacctttaaaaaattctatgaatCAATTATCATTAATTAATGGCCCTCAAGGTTTTCAATAAGTACCTGAACCTGATTTTGTATAAGTTCAGGAAGCTCAGGTGAGGTAGAACTGGGGACTGATGGGGAAACCAGGCTAGTTTGGGGAACTGCTAGCATTGGAGACCTAAACAAGTGAAGGAACCATCTCCTTTTCTCAGTATCCTCACTTACATGTGGATATCCTTTTTACAGGGAGGATTTTTAGGACTCTGATTCTCTAGCACAGGAACACAGTCTCTCCCAGCCTTGGTGAAAATCTCTTGCTCTGAGCGCTGGATCTGTTTTTCTGGAATCTACTTATCTTGGAATAAAGGGATCTCATGTTCTCACTGGTTTttaaggagagggaggaaagaactTGATTTTTTAGCCTCATTGCCCAGGATGGCTAGAGCTTAAGTggtactttctcttttttttctccactctAACCCTGAAGGAGCTGTAAGGGGAAGGAGTCTTTGCCCCTCTTCAGGGtattaggttttttgtttttttttgagtgatcattacttttatttatttattttttatttaatagccttttatttacagttatatgcatgggtaactttacagcattaacaattgccaaacctcttgttccaatttttcacctcttaccccccactctctcccccagatggcaggatgaccagtagatgttaaatatattaaaatataaattagatacacaataagtatacatgaccaaaacgttattttgctgtacaaaaagaatcagactctgaaatattgtacaattagcttgtgaaggaaataaaaaatgcaggtgggcataaatatagggattgggaattcaatgtaatggtttttagtcatctcccagagttctttctctggacgtagctggttcagttcattactgctccattggaaatgatttggttgatctcgttgctgaggatggccaggtccatcagaactggttatcatattgtattccagtttctagccactacaaaaagggctgccacaaacattcgtgcacatacaggtctctttcccttctttataatctctttgggatactgctggatcaaagggtatgcactgtttgataactttttgagcatagttccaaactactctccagaatggttggattcgtttacaactccaccaacaatgcatcaatgtcagGGTATTAGGTTTTACCACTGGGTTTGATGTTTGGCTTTTCATTGCCACCTACAAAGAAGTGAAAACTGCATGACCTTGAGTTTCTCTGATTGT
This window contains:
- the PPIL1 gene encoding peptidyl-prolyl cis-trans isomerase-like 1 isoform X1, which encodes MDSFIASLLSARIYDLREEATLVFMGTVVLELYWKHAPKTCKNFAELARRGYYNGTKFHRIIKDFMVQGGDPTGTGRGGASIYGKQFEDELHPELKFTGAGILAMANAGPDTNGSQFFVTLAPTQWLDGKHTIFGRVCQGIGMVNRVGMVETNAQDRPVDDVKIIKAYPSG
- the PPIL1 gene encoding peptidyl-prolyl cis-trans isomerase-like 1 isoform X3, whose amino-acid sequence is MKIMGTVVLELYWKHAPKTCKNFAELARRGYYNGTKFHRIIKDFMVQGGDPTGTGRGGASIYGKQFEDELHPELKFTGAGILAMANAGPDTNGSQFFVTLAPTQWLDGKHTIFGRVCQGIGMVNRVGMVETNAQDRPVDDVKIIKAYPSG
- the PPIL1 gene encoding peptidyl-prolyl cis-trans isomerase-like 1 isoform X4 produces the protein MGTVVLELYWKHAPKTCKNFAELARRGYYNGTKFHRIIKDFMVQGGDPTGTGRGGASIYGKQFEDELHPELKFTGAGILAMANAGPDTNGSQFFVTLAPTQWLDGKHTIFGRVCQGIGMVNRVGMVETNAQDRPVDDVKIIKAYPSG
- the PPIL1 gene encoding peptidyl-prolyl cis-trans isomerase-like 1 isoform X2 → MAAVPPDSWQPPNVFLETSMGTVVLELYWKHAPKTCKNFAELARRGYYNGTKFHRIIKDFMVQGGDPTGTGRGGASIYGKQFEDELHPELKFTGAGILAMANAGPDTNGSQFFVTLAPTQWLDGKHTIFGRVCQGIGMVNRVGMVETNAQDRPVDDVKIIKAYPSG